The Porphyromonas pogonae genome segment AGGACAATCTCGCATGGCTTCGTAAAACCTACGGCGCAGATAACGTAGTGCCGGCAGTCCTACATATGGATGAGAAAACATCCCATATCCAATGCTACCGTCGTTCCCATATTATGAACCTTATAAGGCGCAAAAAGATATGAATTTGTTTTTCGGTGTATTTTCCAAGCTAAGCGAGCACTTACGGATAGTACAGTTATGTAAGGGCATTGGGCTAACAATAGAGAGTATTAGAAAGCTATTCAACGGCGAAGCTGTACCCATTATAGGAAAACTCCATTCGCCTGAACACGACCGAGATTTTAACATACAGGATGCCAAACTGCAACTATTCAAGGAGCCGGATAATCCGGACAAGTTCCGTCTTTCCCTTAACGGTCAGAATATCCTTGACTAGTTCAAATAGAAATATCAAGAGATGAAGCTAGTGATAATACCTCATATCAAACCTCCGGCAAAGCAGAAACTAAATAAGGGTAAAGGTTTGAATAAATAATCGAGGCTGACTCACAGATGTTTACTAAATTTGCAAACGGCAAGTAACTCTTCTGGTTTAGAGAATATTCTTTTTACGCATTGCGCGTTTTGGATATACCAACTGCTTTGTCCGAAAAATAATAGTCTAATATGATAGCGGTTGACTGTAAAATATACGTATGTTTTTGATGTTAGCTGCAAACTTAATAAATGTAGCGAGTAAAATAATACAAAATATGCCATGGGATTTTCACTGGAAATAAAAGAACAAGTAATGATTGCGACAGCAAGACATTGTTGTGTTTGTCATAGTTATAAAGGGATAAATTTAGAAGTTCACCATTTGATACAAGAAGCAAATGGAGGTCCCAATACATTTGAGAATGCCATTCCTCTTTGCTTTGATTGTCACGCAAACGCAGGGCATTATAACAATAAGCATCCTAAGGGAATTAAATTTTCTATTCCGGAATTAACTAAAGCACGAAATAATTGGTATGATTTTGTGAAAAATAATCCAATAGTTGAGAAAAAACTTATTTCAAATCAAATACATACATGCTATTATGTTCTTCGCGCTTTTGATGTTTTAGAGTCAGTAATCAAAGGAGATTTTTCTTCTATTGACAAATACAGAAACAGTGTATTTTTATCTGACAACTCAATATTAAAAGAATGGAAAGAAACTCTTAACTCGCATTTGAAGGACTTCGGCTCTAATGTTGAGCAAAAAATGATCATGGAAGTTCGACTATTTAATTCTATTGAGGAGTATTTTCAGGAATATGAAGGAGTTGAGATGACAGACAAAACAAGTGTGGAATACCCTTATTTTGAAGCAAAAAGAAAATGTGATTGGTGTTCATTACTGAATATTTTAAAACCAAATTCATTTTTAGAGCAATTGAGTAAATCAGGAATTAAAGCCGAAACGTTTTGCACCTCGTTACTTCGCAGAAATGAAAATTCTTGTGGTGGAGAAGCTTTCGAATTTGCTTATACTGAGTATTTAGAAATTTCCCCTATCAGTTTCATTTTTCTTGGAATAACAAATACCTCAAAGGAGCAAATAAAATTGAACAGCCTATTAACAAAGGAAAGCACAAAAATTCTCCTCCCCAATTTCAATTTACTTCCTCGTGAAATGGTTTTAGTTCCAATTGCAACTGCTATCAATTTCCAGGAAATTGACAGAAGCAAAATCATTATAGAACACATTGACGGAGACAGAGGACAAGATTTTTCACGGATACTGAACGGCAGTGATTTTAATGAAGATGATGTTTGTTTCTTTAATGAAAAAATTAACCCAAACTCTGTTATATATAATGATAACGAGGGAGAATATGAAATTGAAATTCACGGTTTTGATTTCAATAATTTATATAGCATAAATAGTTATTGGCAATGCGGATCTTGTCCACATTTATTCGTTATTAATAAGCACGGAAAACAAAAATATGTTCGCGAACTGTTAAAATCAGCCTCTTTCAAGCAAAGATTTGACACAATTACAATTCCCGATGAAATTTTTGAAATAGTAATTCGTGAACTTGAGGACGAAACAACTTACATTGAGAGAATCCATATTAATAGTAGATTGTATTGTGAAAATGTAGTTCTAAGAAAGGGAGAATTCCTGTCTATACCCGTAAGCCCTAATGATAAATTAATCATTAGGGGGCACTATGAGCCTTATATGTTTGCAAATTCAACGTTGAATGATATCTGGCGAAGAAATGAAATAATAAAACAATCAAATGTCCACTTTAATTTTTATTGACAAAGTGATATAGAAAATACAAAAAATAGTCAACACTTAACAAGCCCCGCAACATTATGAGTATGGGGTAAGAGATATTGGAGGACATAAAATGAATGGTGATTATAAAGTTGGCGAGTTGATTTATGATGCAAATATTTATGATGGATTAAATACTTTCCTATATGATTTGCAATTTTAAAAAAAGTGGCTGCCGAAAAATAAGGATGCTAAAATACTTGAACTTTGCTGTGGCACAGGCAGACTTACGCTTCCCATTGCAAAGGAAGGGTACAGTATTTGTGAAGTAGATTACACTTCTTCCATGCTTAAGCAAGCAAGGGTAAAGGCTTCCGAAGCAGGATTAGAGATTAATTTCATTGAAGCAGATATTAGAATGTTAAATTTGCAAGAGAAGTTCGACCTTATTTTTATTCCATTTAATTCAATCCATCATTTATATAAGAACGAAGATTTATTCAAGGTGTTGGATGTTGTTAAAAACCACCTCAAAGACGGAGGTTTATTTCTGTTTGATTGCTTTAACCCCAGCATTCAATATATTATTGAAGCCGCAAAAGAGCAGAAGGAAATTGCAGCATATACAACTGACGATGGAAGAGATGTATTGATAAAGCAGACCATGCGATACGAAACTGTAGCCCAGATTAATCGCATAGAATGGCATTATTTTATTAATGGTGAGTTCAATTCTATCCAAAATTTGGATATGAGAATGTTTTTTCCTCAAGAACTGGATTCATATTTGGAATGTACTGGGTTTAGTATTATTCACAAGTTTGGAGGTTTTGAGGAAGAAGCGTTTAATGATAATTCAGAGAAACAAGTATATGTTTGTCAATGCTAATCTGGGCGATAGATTTGAAGTTGTGCAAAAAAAGAAATAGGAAGTAATATGAGCAAAAAAGAGAGAATAACCGTACAGGGTATGGAAATAACCGTTATTTCGGAGAAAAATAGTGATTATATTTGCCTTACCGATATGGTAAAAGGTCAAGAGGGTGAAGACCATATCCGCAACTGGATGCGCAACCGCAATTCCCTTGAGTTTCTCGGCGCTTGGGAGATGTTGCACAACCCCGCCTTTAAAGGTGTCGAATTCGACACCTTTTTGCATGAGGCAGGGGCAAACCGTTTTAATATGACACCCCGCAAATGGGTTGAGGCGACCAATGCTATAGGTCTGATTTCTAAAGCTGGGCGAAACGGCGGAACTTACGCCCACAAGGATATTGCGTTCGAGTTCGGTTCGTGGCTCAGCCCGGTGTTTAAACTCTATTTGATTACCGAATATCAACGGCTTAAAGAGGCTGAAAGCAATCCGATGCTCGGCGAATGGAGTGTGAAACGGGTACTTAGTAAAGTGAATTATACGCTTCATACCGATGCCGTCCGTGATTTTATCATTCCCAAAATTGATGTCGAGCGTGAGAAAGCATACGCTTATGCAGATGAAGCCGATATGCTGAATCTCGCTTTGTGGGCTTGTACAGCAAGGCAATGGCGGGAGGCAAATCCCGAATACGCAAAGAAAGGGTTGAATATACGCGATACGTCAAGTATTAACGAATTGGTTGTATTGGCAAATCTTGAGTCATTTAATGCAGAACTTTTGAAACGTGATATGGACAAATCTACACGATACGCCTGCTTACACGAAATGGCAGAACGTCAACTGACACGTCTCAATGCCATAGACGCAGAAAAAGGATTTAGGAAATTAGAAGCAAAAAAATAAAGATGCTAAACCTTTCTTCATCCGAACACAAAGGTATGTTCCAAGAATGAAACGTCAATTTGCACTAAAATACGCTATATTTGAGGGTATTTACTGATTTTACAAAGGTCAAGTATTTGTACCATATCTGTGCGATAGAATTGCAAGTGTCTGATTTACAGAATCAATAATATTTGATTAGGTAAAAAAGGTGGGGCACCAGAACATTGCTTCCTTCTGTCAGGATAATTGACCCGATTCTATAAATTCCTCCAACAGAGACCGTTGCATAGCAGGCAAATTGCTTCGTTGCTTGCGAGATTCGCGCTTGGTCATTTACCTGAAGTAAACTCCCTGTGCACTCACTCTTAGCGCCTTGCACTTTACCCTCTCTGCCCGGTCAAAGTGTCTTTTGTCGGATTTGCCTCCAAAATCCACAAGACTGTTGACTTTTGCAACAGTCTCCAACAAGATATCTGTAACATCTAAATAACAAAATAGGAAAGTCATAATGACTTTCCTATTTTTATTGTGATCCGCCTGGGGTTCGAACCCAGGACCCCATCCTTAAAAGGGATGTGCTCTACCAGCTGAGCTAGCGAATCGACCTCGAAAGCAATCGTTTTGTTCCCGATTGCGATGCAAAGGTAGTGTTTTTTTTAAAACTGCCAAACGTTTCCTTAAATTTTTTCCTTTTTGCGCTTCTTTTTTTTCTTCTCCAAGTCGTATAAACGCTCGGCTTCTTGCTCTTCAATGTATGCAACATCGATCAAAACGTATCGTTTGTAGATGGCGTAGAGAGACATAGTCATAGGCAAAGCGATGAGTAGACCAAAGAACCCTAATATGTATCCCCAAAAAGCTATGGAAAACAAAATAAGTGATGGTCGCATGCCCATTTGTCTACCCATGATATGGGGCGTGAGCACGGTGTCCTGAATTATTTGTACGATACCCAGTACTCCGTAGGCAAGCAAGATGCAGAGAAATACATTTTGACCGGTCTGGGCAGACTGGAGTATTGCCAAGAATGTGAGCGGTATGAATCCTAACAACTGTAAATAGGGAATGAAATTGAGCATACCTATAAAGAGACCTATTACTATAGCCATGGGGAGCCCTATTATCTTATAACCTATGGATAGCAAGATACCCACACTGATAGCTATAAGGGCTTGTCCGCGGAAATAGCTATTCATGTAGCCGTCTATTTCATACATAATGCTTTTGACCATGCTACGGGCATCTATGGGAAAAAGATTGATAAAGCCATGAGCAAGTTTTTCAAAGTCCATCATGATGAAAATGAAATAAGTAATCCCCATAAAGAAAACTACGGTCCAAGAGAATACAGAAAGAGTACTGCTGATAAGTTTTTCGATTTGCGCCATGACCTGCTTGCCACTCTCAAAGAGTTTCTCGCTATTCATGGACGCAATGATGCTATCCAGATTGGCATTCTTTTCGATGTAAGCTCTCATTTTGGGCGGAATCATCTCTGTGAGAGTCTCTGCATTGGTATATTCTTGCAACATCTGCCAAGTTTTGTCTATCTCAGCCTGAATGGTAGGTGTGAGCGTGAATACGGTGAGCGTGGTTACACCCAGTATGAAAAGCAACAC includes the following:
- a CDS encoding HNH endonuclease → MGFSLEIKEQVMIATARHCCVCHSYKGINLEVHHLIQEANGGPNTFENAIPLCFDCHANAGHYNNKHPKGIKFSIPELTKARNNWYDFVKNNPIVEKKLISNQIHTCYYVLRAFDVLESVIKGDFSSIDKYRNSVFLSDNSILKEWKETLNSHLKDFGSNVEQKMIMEVRLFNSIEEYFQEYEGVEMTDKTSVEYPYFEAKRKCDWCSLLNILKPNSFLEQLSKSGIKAETFCTSLLRRNENSCGGEAFEFAYTEYLEISPISFIFLGITNTSKEQIKLNSLLTKESTKILLPNFNLLPREMVLVPIATAINFQEIDRSKIIIEHIDGDRGQDFSRILNGSDFNEDDVCFFNEKINPNSVIYNDNEGEYEIEIHGFDFNNLYSINSYWQCGSCPHLFVINKHGKQKYVRELLKSASFKQRFDTITIPDEIFEIVIRELEDETTYIERIHINSRLYCENVVLRKGEFLSIPVSPNDKLIIRGHYEPYMFANSTLNDIWRRNEIIKQSNVHFNFY
- a CDS encoding KilA-N domain-containing protein → MSKKERITVQGMEITVISEKNSDYICLTDMVKGQEGEDHIRNWMRNRNSLEFLGAWEMLHNPAFKGVEFDTFLHEAGANRFNMTPRKWVEATNAIGLISKAGRNGGTYAHKDIAFEFGSWLSPVFKLYLITEYQRLKEAESNPMLGEWSVKRVLSKVNYTLHTDAVRDFIIPKIDVEREKAYAYADEADMLNLALWACTARQWREANPEYAKKGLNIRDTSSINELVVLANLESFNAELLKRDMDKSTRYACLHEMAERQLTRLNAIDAEKGFRKLEAKK
- a CDS encoding AI-2E family transporter — protein: MANFFSREFTFDRTARAFFLIILVVALIIFFNYMKPVLIPFLLAGIFAYVFMPIVKFVQHKLKVRSRVVSVLLVLLFILGVTTLTVFTLTPTIQAEIDKTWQMLQEYTNAETLTEMIPPKMRAYIEKNANLDSIIASMNSEKLFESGKQVMAQIEKLISSTLSVFSWTVVFFMGITYFIFIMMDFEKLAHGFINLFPIDARSMVKSIMYEIDGYMNSYFRGQALIAISVGILLSIGYKIIGLPMAIVIGLFIGMLNFIPYLQLLGFIPLTFLAILQSAQTGQNVFLCILLAYGVLGIVQIIQDTVLTPHIMGRQMGMRPSLILFSIAFWGYILGFFGLLIALPMTMSLYAIYKRYVLIDVAYIEEQEAERLYDLEKKKKKRKKEKI